In the Thermoanaerobacterales bacterium genome, AAAGTATCCATGTCAATGCATGGTTTGTGGGTTTTTGGACAAGTCAGCGCTTGAAAGCGGCCTTGAGATCAAGAAAGGCTAGTGTCAGTGGTGATGTAAAAACGTCAACGGGGGGTGAATGTGTAGCATCCCGCGACGGGATAAACGTCTAAGCGGCCCTCACCCGGAACCCCACCCGGATGCCGTTGACAACGGGCACGGGAAAGGGTAGACTAGAGATGTGCCGAAGTGTCGGAGTGGCGGAATGGCAGACGCGCACGTTTGAGGGGCGTGTGGGTTATCCCGTGCGGGTTCAAGTCCCGCCTCCGACACCATACCAGAGACTAACAGGGCTTTTGGCCGAACTGCCAAAAGCCCTTCTACTTATCCCGTCCTATTGCAGCCGGCTTACAGCTTCCCGTCCTTGAGAGGGGGAACCCCCGGCGCATCGTATTCTCGACGTTCCCGCCGTCGGGAAGATAGTTTTGACAGTTAAGCCCGCCTGCGCTCACAGCGGAGCCTTGCCGCCAGGGCAGGGCTCCATGAAGGGCCGGTCGTACGTAAATGGTGTAGGATCACTCGCTCTGCAGTACCGTCATTCCGCTTTCGAGAAGATGGCCGTGACCGATACGGTATCTTCTTCGGCCACCGGGGGCAGGAAGACGGCCAGGTTCGAGCCCGGGGCCAGGACGATCCGGCCGTCCAGATCGAGGATAGTGGTTTCGTCCGGTTCGGCCCGCAGGAAGAGGAGCAGCTGGCCAGTTGGCATGACTTCGGGGCCGTGGAGAAAGCCCAGGCGGGCGATGGACATACCATGATATGACACCCGCCATAGGATGGTACTATAAACGTCCGGTTCCCTCTTAATTCTCCCAGAAGATAAGGATATCGTCCCCGTCCTTCAGGGGCTGCGTGTACTGTGCGGTTTCGCCGTTAAGGAGTACGGTGGGATGTCCCCGGCGCTGATCAGGGGCGATATCAAGAAAATTGAAGATGTCGATGAAAATCGGGTTGGTGACCCCTGTGAGGGCGATCTCCTCCCCATTTACCGTGACCCGTACCGCCCTGCCGGCCGCCGCGGGAATGTCATCCACGTGTGTGTGTGGGCGGTACTGAATATCGTCGCCCGGTTGGATGACGTAGTCCACTTGCACCTCCCGGCCGTTAACCGTGAAGACGCACCCAGCGGGGTCGAGGCGCCGGAGGCGCGCCAAATCAGCCAAGGTGGAAGGATAGGTGATGCGGAGCACATCCCCGTCGTGGATTTCGGTCTCCGGGGGCACCGGGTGGTCGTTCAATGTGCAGACCGGGTCCAGCGCCACCCGCTCGCCGTTCAGGGTGCAAGCGACCCCGGGCCCCGCCAGGTAATCGGCCACGCGCGCGCGGGCGTCGGCGCCGTTTTCGGCGGCAATGACCGTGAGGTCATCCCCGTCGTGGAGGGGGGTTTGCAGGTTGGCGCGTTCGCCGTTTACCAGGATCCGGGCCGGCCGGCACAGGCCACCGCGAACTATTTCCTCCTGTCCGTTAAGGCTAAACACAAGGTCACGGCCGTTCCTGCCGAACAGCTGGCGGGGGTCGAATTCGATGAGGCCGAGGACGTAGGACACGGCCACGTTCTTGGAATCAAATATACGGTAGTCGAGGCCGTTAACGCGTACCGTCAGAAAGGTATGGCCCGTCTGCCGCGCCGTGAGAGACGCTATCCCAAGCACGGTTACGCCTTGCGGACCCGCAAGGGGGTCGTGGTCAAGGGTCTGTATTCCGCGCAACATATCCCTGCCGCGGACCACCACATGGCTGGCGGGCAGGTCGAGGTGCTGGGCGATGCGGTCGGGCAGGGTGGGGACCTGGGCGCCGCCGCCGATAAGGATGACCGAGCGGGGAGGATCGCCGCCGTTCAGATCGCGGATCGCACCGGCGACCTCCCGGGCCAGGCCGTCGAGCGCGGGAGCGATAATGTCCAGCAGTTGCTCGCGGCTGACGGATTCTGTTATTCCGAGGATGTTATGGTAAGTTATTTCCTCGTTGGCAAAGATGCTTCGTTTGATCTTTTCCGCCGTGGTGAAGTCCACCAGGCAGGCCTGGATGACGGCCTCGGTGATTTCGTCGCCGGCCACGGGTACCATACCGTAGGCAAGGATACTCCCGTCCCGGGTTAGGGCAATGTCCGAAGTGCCGGCGCCGATGTCCACGAGCGCGAGATTCAAAAGACGTACGTCGGGCGGGATGGCCACGTCAAGGGCGGCGATGGGCTCCAGTGTCATGTTCACCGGTTCCAGGTCCACGCGGTGCAGGACCGAGAGCAGACCGTTGACGACCGAGGCCGGCAGGAAGGTCACGATGGCCTCGACGACAATGTGGCGCCCCCGATGGCCAAGCAGGTTGGCCAGGCGGAGTCCGTCCAGGTAGTGGCGGACCGGCGAATAACCTACACAGTACAGGTTTTCACGCTCGGCGGATTCCTGTTCAAGCCTGGCATGTGCTTCATGGAGGGCCAGCAGCTCAAGGCTGCGCAGTACATTCTGGTCGATCTCGGCGTCGGGGTCAATCTCACGTTCGGCGCGGCAGAATTGGGTGCGCAGCGAACGCCCCGCAGCGGCCACGGCCACTTTTTTCAAAGGCAGCCCGCTGGCGTCCTCGAGACGTTCGCGGACGCTGGCCACGGCCTGGGCGACCTTGGGTATATCATGGATCTGGCCGTCGTACATGGCCCTGTCCTGATGCTCGACGACGGCTTGGTGCAGGACCCGCAGTCCGCCGCCGCAGGCCTCGGCCAGGATACCGATTATCGTACGCGTTCCGATATCCAGCGCGAAGATCGGTTCGTTTTCTGGCAGGATCACGGCCTGTCACACCTCCCCGTACGTTTTTTCGACACGGCTAGTAAAATCATACAATAGACAAAGAGGAAAACGCCAGGGGGGTATTGGGCAAGGCGCCCAAAGGGTACTGCATACTCTTCCGGTCAGCGCCGGATTCTAGTGGATCTCCCTCCGCGTGACCGGCATGTCCGGTCCGCCTATCTCGACTTCGCGGAGGATGGTCCCCTGGTAGATAACCAGGAAATGGGTGGGATACACGTGCCGGTTGCAGCAGGTGACCGTTTCACAGGTGATATCCGGCCAGTCCTGGTCGGCCAGGGCTTCCCACGGCGAAGAGAAACGCTTGACGATGACCCCTGCCCATTGTCCGCACTTCGGGCAACGGCCGGCTATGGCGGCCGCCATCTCTTCGATGTCTTCCGGTATAATGATCAAGTCGCAGCAGCCTCCTAAACCAGTTTCTTTCATTTTAGCAGGATCCGCGGTACATTCCCACCGGCCCTCCGCGCAGTGTTGACACCATGTGACACAAAGGTTTAGTCTTAAACAAGTTAGCTGTCCATACTCGATAACGGGAGGCAGAATATGAAGCCACATCTGTACGCTGATCTGCAGCAGCGTCTGAGTGATGGAACTATCCCCGAAATGGGCCCCGAGGACGAATTCAGGTTTGCCTGCCGGACGGAGTGTATGGGATTATGCTGCCAGAACATAACAATTCTTTTGGATCCCTGGGACGTGGAAACCATGGCCCGGCACCTCGGCCTTTCCGAGCGGGAGTTCATGGACCGGTACTGCCGTGTGCGCACGGGTTCACGTTCCCCCTGGCCCGTGCTTTCTCTTCGCGACGCCGAGGACGGCCGGTGCGCCTTCCTCCTTGAGGATGGCCGGTGCCGGATCTACCCGGCCCGGTCACGCAACTGCCGGACCTATCCGCTGGGCCGGGCGGTGCGCTTTGAGTTCCACGACGGGACGTTGGAGACGATTGAGAAGATGTTCCTGGTGGAACGGATGGATGGCTGCCTCGGCCATGAGGAAGGCGACCCGTGGACGGTGCGGGAATGGCTCGACGATGCAGGGGCCCTGCCCTATTACAAGCTGGGAGACGAATACCTGCGCCTTATTCATTACGCGGCCACCGAACTAAACGCCGCCGCCTGGTTGTCGGGGCGAACGCTTAAGATGCTGTACCCGTTGCTCTACGGGGCGAGCGCCCTGCGCGAGCGCCTTGGACTCGCGGTCAATGATGTCGGCCACGAGGAGTTCTACCGGCGCCGGGTACGGGCGTTGCGGGTCATTCTGACGCAGATGGCGGGGGCGCTTGGGCACGGTCCCCTCGCCGGGGAGGTACCGGCGTCGGGACAGGAAACAATGATGGAACGCGTGCGTGGCATGCTGCTCGATACCGCCCGCTGTGGTGCGGGAAACGGCGAATAAGAAGGCGAAAGGGCCGGCCTCTCTGGAAGGCCGGCCCTTCCTCAACCTGAATTGCGGGTTAACGCTCGAGCTGTTTGGCCAGGAAATTGGCCGCGGTCTCGCACAACTTCTTTTCAATGTCGCCCATTTGAGCGTCTTTGCCGAGGAGGAGAACGCATCCTCCCGGCTCCCCGGCGACAAGGATGGGAGCGACAGCCGCTGACGAGTACTGGCTTATGATGTCCCGGGGGGCCAGAATGGGCGCGTCGTTCTCCTGGAAGCCGCGGTCGAGGTTGATGACCAGCGTTTCACCCTTTTCCAGCGTCTGCTCGGCCAGCGGACCGATAGCCTGGTTCGCCAGCTGCTTCGAGCCGCCGGCTATGGCCAGGACGGTACGGTCATCGCAGATGCAGGCCGTGTGTGACGTTGCCTCGTAAAGGGCGTCGGCGTATTCCTTGGCATAATTCCCCAATTCCCCGATGGGGGCATACTTCTTAAAGATGATCTCTCCGTCCCGGTCGGTGTAGATCTCGAGCGGGTCACCGTCCCTGATGCGTAGCGTGCGCCGAACCTCTTTCGGAATTACGATACGTCCCAAGTCATCCATCCTTCGTACTACGCCTGTTGCTTTCATTGCACACACCACCCGCTTTTTGTCAGGTAGTCTGCTTTGACAAAGCAAAAAGTATACCGCCGGGAAGGATTGTAAAGACAGCTTTATAGCCAGGTGAGTATCTCGTCAATCTCCTTGCGCCTGGGCGGATGCGGCACGTGATCGGGGCGTCCGACCGGCACAAGCAGGACGATTTCTTCTTCGGGCGGGATACCCAGATAGGCTTTCATTTCCGTGCCGGCAAAGGCCTGCGGCGCACTCATCGGGCAGGCGCCGTACCCCAGCGCGTGGGCGGCCAGGAGCAGGTTTTGCGCGGCCAGGGAAACGCTCTTCAGGCTTTCCACGCTGCGGGCTTTTTGTTCATAGCCGAGGGCTTGGAAAACGGCGGCGCTGAAACGGGATTGGTAGGGCCTGGCGACGCAAACGATCAAGAGGGGCGCGCCGCCGAAGAAAGTCGCGTAGGTCCCGAAGGACTTTAGACGGGCGGCCAGTTCCTCGAGCCCCCCGTCACGGGCTTCGATGATCAATTCGTTCAGTCGCCGGTCGACCAGGCGCGCCAGTTCGGCGATTGCCCGGCGTGTTGCGACGGCGATGAACCGCCAGGGCTGCTGGTTGGTGGCGCTCGGGGCCCACCGGGCGCACTCAATCA is a window encoding:
- a CDS encoding stage V sporulation T C-terminal domain-containing protein, whose protein sequence is MDDLGRIVIPKEVRRTLRIRDGDPLEIYTDRDGEIIFKKYAPIGELGNYAKEYADALYEATSHTACICDDRTVLAIAGGSKQLANQAIGPLAEQTLEKGETLVINLDRGFQENDAPILAPRDIISQYSSAAVAPILVAGEPGGCVLLLGKDAQMGDIEKKLCETAANFLAKQLER
- a CDS encoding YkgJ family cysteine cluster protein, whose translation is MKPHLYADLQQRLSDGTIPEMGPEDEFRFACRTECMGLCCQNITILLDPWDVETMARHLGLSEREFMDRYCRVRTGSRSPWPVLSLRDAEDGRCAFLLEDGRCRIYPARSRNCRTYPLGRAVRFEFHDGTLETIEKMFLVERMDGCLGHEEGDPWTVREWLDDAGALPYYKLGDEYLRLIHYAATELNAAAWLSGRTLKMLYPLLYGASALRERLGLAVNDVGHEEFYRRRVRALRVILTQMAGALGHGPLAGEVPASGQETMMERVRGMLLDTARCGAGNGE
- a CDS encoding nitroreductase family protein; the encoded protein is MVDQYQVLHGIIASRRSVRRFRPEPVPEGDVRKMIECARWAPSATNQQPWRFIAVATRRAIAELARLVDRRLNELIIEARDGGLEELAARLKSFGTYATFFGGAPLLIVCVARPYQSRFSAAVFQALGYEQKARSVESLKSVSLAAQNLLLAAHALGYGACPMSAPQAFAGTEMKAYLGIPPEEEIVLLVPVGRPDHVPHPPRRKEIDEILTWL
- a CDS encoding cell division protein FtsA, which translates into the protein MILPENEPIFALDIGTRTIIGILAEACGGGLRVLHQAVVEHQDRAMYDGQIHDIPKVAQAVASVRERLEDASGLPLKKVAVAAAGRSLRTQFCRAEREIDPDAEIDQNVLRSLELLALHEAHARLEQESAERENLYCVGYSPVRHYLDGLRLANLLGHRGRHIVVEAIVTFLPASVVNGLLSVLHRVDLEPVNMTLEPIAALDVAIPPDVRLLNLALVDIGAGTSDIALTRDGSILAYGMVPVAGDEITEAVIQACLVDFTTAEKIKRSIFANEEITYHNILGITESVSREQLLDIIAPALDGLAREVAGAIRDLNGGDPPRSVILIGGGAQVPTLPDRIAQHLDLPASHVVVRGRDMLRGIQTLDHDPLAGPQGVTVLGIASLTARQTGHTFLTVRVNGLDYRIFDSKNVAVSYVLGLIEFDPRQLFGRNGRDLVFSLNGQEEIVRGGLCRPARILVNGERANLQTPLHDGDDLTVIAAENGADARARVADYLAGPGVACTLNGERVALDPVCTLNDHPVPPETEIHDGDVLRITYPSTLADLARLRRLDPAGCVFTVNGREVQVDYVIQPGDDIQYRPHTHVDDIPAAAGRAVRVTVNGEEIALTGVTNPIFIDIFNFLDIAPDQRRGHPTVLLNGETAQYTQPLKDGDDILIFWEN